The following is a genomic window from Sphingobacterium spiritivorum.
CCGAATCTGGATCAGTGGGATCTGCAACAGGTTATCAACAACCTGAAGTATGCGCCTAATGACTTTAAACTGGATGATCGAAATTTAAATATATTATAAATGGATAATAAACACTATGGTGCCGGTTATTTGGTGGATACCGGCGATTTTCTTAAACAGTTAAAAATTCATTCATATACGCCTTTTGCAAATCTTCCGCAAGGTGTAATTTTGGATTTGGGCTGCGGTACCGGCATGGATGCTATCAACATAGCGGATATGGTAGGAGAGCGCGGACAGGTTATCGGTATTGACCATGATCAGGCTATGATCGGGCATGCCAGAACTACCGTAGGTGAAAGAAAAAACATAGATTTTGTACAGGCTGGAGTAGATAAGCTTGACTTTGAAGATAATAGTGTTTCGGGAATACGTATGGAACGTGTGGTTCAGCATTTGCCGGAACCCGATGCCACATTCAGGGAAGTGTATCGTGTTTTGAAAACGGATCATCCTTTCGTTGTGGTAGAAACCATATGGGACAGCCTTAATTTTTATACACAACATATTGCGACAGAACAGAAGATCCGTAATTATCTGACCGGACAAAAAGTAAATAACGGATGGGCGGGAAATAAACTGACTGCAGATCTGAATGCAAATGGATTCCGGAATATTCAGCTGGACACCTTCTGTATGGTCGTCCGTACTAAAGAAGAAGCTAACCGCTACATTTTTCTGGATCTGATACTGGCAGAAATGGCAGATAAAGCTGTACTGACAAAAGAAGAGTCTGAAGATTTTATAACTAGCTTGTTATCTGCAGATAATAACGGTTATTTTACCGTTTCCATGAATCTGGTAATAGCTAAGGCTGTAAAATAAAGCAACTGTGATGAGGCTCTGGATTATCCTGTTATCTTTCTTTGTATTTGCCGGCAATTTTCAATCTTATGCTGAGGTCATCATTAATGATGCGACCCACAGGCTGACCGTTGGAAAGAGCCTCGAACGCTATATGGGTAAAGAAGGGGTTTCCTTTGCTGAAATCCGGGCTTCTAAAGATTTTAAAGCATTGGACAGCGAGGTGCCTAATCTGGGTATTTCTCCGTCTGATATCTGGCTGCGGCTGCCGGTTACTAATCAGGGTCAGGCAACAGATCTTCTGCTTGAAATAGCTTATCCTTTACTGGATGAAGTCGAACTATTTGTCCCGTCTGCTTCAGGTGAATACCATTCCATAAAGCTGGGAGAGCATCTTGTATTTTCCAAACGGCAATATAAGATACCGAATTATGTGTTTGATATCCATCTTCCGGAAAATAGTTCGCAGGTATTTTATCTGAGGATCAATAGTACAGAGCAGATTATCTTACCTGTGCATATCAGTAATGAGCTTGGTTTTGTGTCGCAGGTAAACAGAGATAATCTGGTAAGCGGTATTTACATTGGTATCGTCTTTATTATGGCCATATATAACCTTTTTCTTTTCTTTTCCGTACGGGAAAGAGGTTATCTTTACTATGTACTGTATGTGCTTTTTGCCGGAATTACACAGATGGGTATCAAGGGGTACAGCTTTCAGTACCTGTGGCCCGACTGGCCTTCCTTTGCAACAAAGGGGCCTATTATTTTCGGGTGTTTATCCGGTTTAAGTGCTTTACTCTTTGCGTATTCCTTTCTCCAGTTAAAGAAGAATGCACCACATGCAAGACGCTTTTTCTGCGTATTTATTGTCTTGTTTACGATAAGCTTGTTTATGGTGATCTTCGGCTGGGAGCAGCAGGCATTTCTCTGTATGCAACTGGTCACGGGGGTAGCTTCTTTATACGTGCTATACATTTCATACCGTGTCATGATCAATGGTTTCCGTCCGGCAAGATATTTTGTATTTGGATGGACGATTCTCCTTTTGGGATCCGTAGTTTTCCTTCTAAAAGACTATGGATTACTCGAGTATGATGATTTTACGAGCAACGCTGTACAGTTGGCTTCCGTTATAGAAATGGCACTTCTTTCCTTCGGTCTGGCTTACAGTATTAATATCCTGAAAGAGGAAAAAGAAGTTTCTCAGGCGCGGGAACTTGCTATTTCGCTGGAGAACGAGCGCCTGATCCGGGAACAGAATATCGTCCTGGAACAGAAAGTGGAAGAGCGTACACTAGAATTGACGCAATCCAATGAATCTCTACAGACAACATTGACTCATCTGAAGGAGACGCAGTCACAACTTGTAGAAGCGGAGAAGATGGCTTCTTTGGGACAGCTTACAGCTGGTGTGGCTCATGAAATCAATAATCCGATCAACTTCGTGACTTCTAATGTGGCGCCACTGAAACGAGACATTAAGATGATCTGGGAGATGGTGGATGAAGTCGAACGTCTGGCACTGGCAGATGATCTGAGCAATAGTGAAAAACAGGCACGGATCAAAGCTTACAAACAGGAGTTGGATGTAGATTATCTGAAGACAGAAGTTGATTTTCTGTTAAAAGGTATGCATGATGGAGCTCACAGAACGGCTGAGATCGTAAAAAGTCTGCGGATATTCTCACGTGTGGATGAAGATACACTCAAATTTGCCGATATCAATGAGGGACTGGAATCTACTATGGTGATCCTCAATAGTTTGATAAGAGAGGGGGTCGAAGTCGAAAACAGCTATGCTGATTTGCCAAAAATTGAATGTCATGCCGGTAAGCTCAATCAGGTATTCTTAAATATTCTGACCAATGCTATTTATGCCATCAACAAGAAGTTTGATAATAAGGCAGGAGGGAAGCTAAAGATTGAGACCGGTATATATGAAGATAATTCCTTTATTTACATAAAAATAGCCGATAATGGCATTGGTATTCCTAAGGAAATCCGGGAGAAAATCTTTGAACCTTTCTTTACGACTAAAGATGTGGGCGAAGGAACCGGATTGGGAATGTCAATAGCCTACAATACAATTGCTAAGCATCATGGTAAGATCCTGGTCGAATCCGAAGTCGGAGAGGGAACGATTTTTACTTTGATCCTCCCGATCCAACAAAATATTTGATTAAAAAGTATACCTAAATGTCCGATAAATTATCATTAACTTCGCTCATAGGGTTGTTGAGGAAATACCATAATAGATAATTATGCAAAGAGAACTCGTAATATTATATATTGATGATGAAGTGAACAATCTGATTGGTTTTAAGGCCAATTTCAGATACAACTATACTGTTCTCACCGCATCAAATACGACAGAAGCACGGGAGATACTTCTTGCCAATCCTGATATACGCATTATCTTTTGTGATCAGCGTATGCCGGAAGAACTGGGTGTAGACTTCTTTCATCGGATAAAGAAAGATTTTCCTAAGCCTATTCGTATTTTACTGACTGCCTACGCTGATATGGAAACAGTGATAGATGCGGTCAATAAGGGACATATTTTCAGGTTTGTTCGTAAGCCCTGGGTAGAAGAAGATATTATCTCTGCCGTAGAGGAGGCTGATAAGTTTTATATCGCCAATTCGATGTTAGAGATTAAGAATGAAGAGCTGCAAAAGGCTTATGACGAACTGGATAAGTTTGCTTACAGTGTGAGTCATGACCTTCGTGATCCGCTTACAGGGGTATTGTCTGCTGTGAGATTAGCTTCGGAGTTTGACAGTATTGATCGTATTCATGAATTACTGGGGCTGATGGACGATTCACTGATCAGTCTGGATGCTTATATTGATAGCTTACGTGACTATTATCTGCTAAGAAGAGGAGAACTGTTCTTATCGGATATAGATTTCAGGGAACTGTTCGGAAATATAGCTCAGTTCTATAAGATGTATACACAGAATAAAGATGTAGCATTCAAAATTACTGTAAACCAGGATTATGTATTTAAAAGTGATAAAGCTATTCTGGAACTTATTCTACACAATTTGTTGTCTAATGCGTTCAAGTATCAGCGTAAAGAACTGGAGAATAAGGTTGTCAGTTTATCTGTTGATGTGACAGAGACAGAAGCTACGATTACAGTTGTTGATAATGGGATAGGAATCTCTTCCGAACATATAAGCGATATATTCAAATTATTCTTCCGAGGCAGTGATCAGGCAAAAGGAATGGGATTTGGTCTCTATAATGTACAGAATGCCTTATTAAAATTGAAGGGAACTATTGATGTGAAGTCAGAACTTGGTTTCGGAACGACATTTAAGGTCGTCATTCCGAGCAAGTAATCTGTATGCAGATGATCCTTTAGGAAAGGAGTTTCTGACGTAAAAGAAATTCCAGTTGTTCGT
Proteins encoded in this region:
- a CDS encoding sensor histidine kinase, which gives rise to MRLWIILLSFFVFAGNFQSYAEVIINDATHRLTVGKSLERYMGKEGVSFAEIRASKDFKALDSEVPNLGISPSDIWLRLPVTNQGQATDLLLEIAYPLLDEVELFVPSASGEYHSIKLGEHLVFSKRQYKIPNYVFDIHLPENSSQVFYLRINSTEQIILPVHISNELGFVSQVNRDNLVSGIYIGIVFIMAIYNLFLFFSVRERGYLYYVLYVLFAGITQMGIKGYSFQYLWPDWPSFATKGPIIFGCLSGLSALLFAYSFLQLKKNAPHARRFFCVFIVLFTISLFMVIFGWEQQAFLCMQLVTGVASLYVLYISYRVMINGFRPARYFVFGWTILLLGSVVFLLKDYGLLEYDDFTSNAVQLASVIEMALLSFGLAYSINILKEEKEVSQARELAISLENERLIREQNIVLEQKVEERTLELTQSNESLQTTLTHLKETQSQLVEAEKMASLGQLTAGVAHEINNPINFVTSNVAPLKRDIKMIWEMVDEVERLALADDLSNSEKQARIKAYKQELDVDYLKTEVDFLLKGMHDGAHRTAEIVKSLRIFSRVDEDTLKFADINEGLESTMVILNSLIREGVEVENSYADLPKIECHAGKLNQVFLNILTNAIYAINKKFDNKAGGKLKIETGIYEDNSFIYIKIADNGIGIPKEIREKIFEPFFTTKDVGEGTGLGMSIAYNTIAKHHGKILVESEVGEGTIFTLILPIQQNI
- a CDS encoding methyltransferase domain-containing protein, whose product is MDNKHYGAGYLVDTGDFLKQLKIHSYTPFANLPQGVILDLGCGTGMDAINIADMVGERGQVIGIDHDQAMIGHARTTVGERKNIDFVQAGVDKLDFEDNSVSGIRMERVVQHLPEPDATFREVYRVLKTDHPFVVVETIWDSLNFYTQHIATEQKIRNYLTGQKVNNGWAGNKLTADLNANGFRNIQLDTFCMVVRTKEEANRYIFLDLILAEMADKAVLTKEESEDFITSLLSADNNGYFTVSMNLVIAKAVK
- a CDS encoding sensor histidine kinase → MQRELVILYIDDEVNNLIGFKANFRYNYTVLTASNTTEAREILLANPDIRIIFCDQRMPEELGVDFFHRIKKDFPKPIRILLTAYADMETVIDAVNKGHIFRFVRKPWVEEDIISAVEEADKFYIANSMLEIKNEELQKAYDELDKFAYSVSHDLRDPLTGVLSAVRLASEFDSIDRIHELLGLMDDSLISLDAYIDSLRDYYLLRRGELFLSDIDFRELFGNIAQFYKMYTQNKDVAFKITVNQDYVFKSDKAILELILHNLLSNAFKYQRKELENKVVSLSVDVTETEATITVVDNGIGISSEHISDIFKLFFRGSDQAKGMGFGLYNVQNALLKLKGTIDVKSELGFGTTFKVVIPSK